The genomic interval CCCACCTGACAGAACTAACGGATGAACAAGCAAAATACCTGGGACTGAATAAGAACGGACCTTTCAAACCAAACTACTACAGGTACTGCTCCACaacctctctctttcttctgccatAAGTGTGGGGTACACGTGGGATGCACGTAgggaggggcagaggggacGGCGTTTAATCCCACCAGTCCCCTGAGAAGATACCACGGGCTTTCTGATAATTCCCATCGCCTCGTAGAAAGTGGTCCGGCCGGGAAGGGGATGGCGCGGTTGGAGCTGTGACGCAGAGCGCTTGGCAGGACACGAGCCCTTTGTATCTGGCAGCAGCTGTCACCCAGACGTGGCAAATGGCAGAGTGATGCCATCCAGCCAACTCAGatgacagctttatttttaaagtttgacGAAGGATGAGAGGGCACAGAGCAGCGTTCGCCCCTCGCGCCCGGGGCTGCTCGGACAGGCTCGGCTCGATGgctctcctcccccccagtgCCGGCCGGGCTGATCCCcccagaataataataattctcaATATGAGTCCCTGGATCACTTCCCTTTCCAGGCTTGTGTTTGTAGCCAATGctgtaatgcatttttttacCGTGAAAATGAAATGGCTTTGCACAAACACAGATCAGCTTGTCGGGAGGTCGAAGCCCAGATCCTTTTCTTGCaggaaaaggcattttcctGGTGTGCAGGTCTTCAGCACTCATATGAGAGCAACGCTGCACCAAAAACCTCCAGTTTGGGGGTTTAGTGGGTTTTGCCAGAtcctgagcttttttttttcctgccctgtgTTACATGCAAAATTATGGTGCTGCTGCACGGCTGTGCCCTCCTATGGAGGGATTTCCTCCAGTTCAATTTTCTTTGCCTAGTTTCGGTGTCTGGCTGTAGTCCCGACCTTGCGGGGAGCGTGGTGTGTCCCACACATGGAGAAGTTGGGATAAGCAGAGGGTCACGGCAAATTCCCTGCATCAAGGGAGAGCCACGCCGACTCAAACACCCCGCGTGTGCCGTGGGGCTGAGATGTACTCGGACAGCTTCGGCTTGGTGTCCTGCAGGAAATAAAGCCTCCTGATACAAAAGGCAAAGAGTCAAGTTTTCCAAAGGTCCCTACTTTGATGTGTAGGGGCGTAGGATGGGAGGCGGGAGGAGATCTCCAGGTGCACATAGCCTCTTTTTCTGGATATAACAGGCAATTTGACTTCATCCCCGTGCAGCTCAACAGCTTGCTTTGTTAAAACAAGCACCTCTCTCTCCCTACATGTAGCTTTGTTTGCAATATGAATTAATCTGCTTTTAGTTCTCAGCCTAACGGCAGCCTTCCTGATAAATTCAGCCAGTCTGAGCCAGGCTTCGGTGTTTAAGGCATTTGCTCTTGCACCTTTAGCGCATCCTCCACGATTTCTGAGCAGACATTGCTGCAGAGCGGTGGGACTCAGTCCCTGAATCAATCGGGTGCCGTTGAATTTTCCCCTTCCCGTACTCGAAGCGAGAGATGGTGTTCAAGCAGCGAGGGCAGGCGGCTAAATATAATGTGGTATTTGTGGGGGAGGAGATGAGGACCGAGTCCctttctaaataatttcttttcttgttatcTACCCCTCCCAAAATACACAGTGTTGATGCTGGGGGAGCTTCGCATCTCTTCCCCAGCACCTCACCAAAacctcattttctcttcttttccccagaTACTAAGTTCCTGCCGCTGTATCCCGGAGAATCGCGAGGAACAGGAACCCAAGTCTTTTCTCAACTACTGTACAGGATGAAACAGCGCAAGCTTCCTAAGTTAGAGCTGGGCTTGCTCACATAGTAGACAGTGTGTTtaggttatttatttattaaattagaATACTGTACATGCGGCCTCTGCCACTGGTGTTCGTACTGCCGCGGGACTGGGAGACGGTGGATTTCTTTCcgtttgtttcatttttctctttgggtTGTTCTTTTTCGGGGCTGGGAGGATGAGGGAGGCGAGGGGGAAGCTGGTGGAATCGAATCGCTGCGATGTACTTGGAGTAGTCCGTTGTCACCCTTAGTCCGATGCGCACGATGGGAGCCGTGGGATCTGACTTCGAGGCCACACGTTCCTTTTGGTTTCCTTCGCATCCCAGCGCTTCTTCCAGTGGAGTGGGATCCCGGCAGCCGTGAGAGCCGGCCGGAGGGCGGCTGGGTTTGCATTTCTCATGCCATTTGACAACGCAGCTAAAAACCTCATTTGCTCCAGGCGCTGCCGACCGGCTGGGTGCCACCTTGGCAGCAAAGCGGTAAAATCTCGCCGGCGATCACTGGAGAAACCTCTCGTAATTCTGCCGACCTGGCTGAGGGACGGTTCTGCCAGCAAGTCGGTGAACTTCGCCTTAGCACTGCTGAAAGCTGTAACGAAGGGTCCGGTCGTTAGGGTCAGCCAGGGATAGCCCCTAGCGTGCGGTAGGAGCCGGGAGGGCAGAGCGGTGCCCGCTCGGAGGCAAACGTGGTCGTGGTGGGGTAGGACCCACCACCGCTCCCTTCATCACAGCTCCGCAGTATTTTCCTGCTGCTTACATTACGAGTGCCAACCTCCTACGGTTCAACCAAAGTTGTATTCCCGGTGGGGCTACGGGGCAGCCTCGTGTGCCCGTGCTGGTGGAAGAGCCTTGCAACCTCGCCGACAAATGCTGCTCACGTGTCGGGGAGCTCTTCCAAACCCAAAGCAGAGCTCGTCGGCCATCCCGGCTGGGAGGACCCGTGTCCATGCGAGGTCTTTCTCCAGCTGAATTTCAGTCCTCATTGGAAATCTttggagttttattttctagtaaTATTTGTACGATAAAATCTGGAAATCCCCTTTGAGTGTATGAGACGTACGCCGGAgtaatcccccccccccccaattttgtGTGCAGGGAAGAGTTCAGCATCACTAAAACCCTTTGATCACCTCAAATCTTGATGCATCAGAGCCAACGGAGAACAAATTTGCCATTACTCTTTTTTAGACCAGGATGTCCCACCTGTACGCTGTGGACAGCACGGCACGCTTACCCAGGTGACTTTCAAAGTCTCCGTGTCTCATCGGAGTCACTGTTACGGTTCACATGGAGAACATGGtccttctaaaataaaattgcccAACCCCGTGAGCACAAAGCCTTTATCCTGTGGTTGCTGCTTTGGTATCCGAGTTCCTCATCAGCTACAGATTCTTGTTTTGTCCTCACGGACTTCTTTGCCATCAGGAAAAACTCTTTTGTGACAGGTCGTTCACgcacaagaaaggaaaaactgtggaATTACGGTCTTGGTGGCCAAGTGCTTCTCATGGCTCTTGATGCCAAGGTCTGAAGTCAGCTTGACCACAAGCTGCTCGTCTTTGGAGCAAACATTCTCGTATgcttgcatattccaaatttctctttgaaatttttcaaagcCTAGAAGGAAGACGGTGAGAAGACCTTGAGGAGATGTTAGGCCTTTGAGGAGACTTTGAGGAGATGTTAGGGCTTTGAGAAGGCTTTGAGGAGACTTTGAGAAGACCTTGCGAATACCTTAGAGCTTTGAGAAGACTGATAAGACTGATCACTAACCACAAACTCAAAATAATCTCTACTCACTCATGAATTTTATCCAGATCCTGGGATTTTTGGAAGAGTCCCCTGAGCTACTTGAAATGTCACATTTGGGTCTTTCCCCGCGCCGGAGTACCTTGGTCTCCATCAACAGCAAAACCCCAGAGTTTCTGTTGTTCTCTGCAGAGGCGCAGCATGAAATCCTGCTCTCGGTCGAGGTGAAACGCGGTTGCGGGGTCACGTTGAGCAAGGCAGCTTTTGGAAAACAGGCATCCCAACCGCAGCCACTTCTGCCCCAGGAAAATCCCTCTCCATTCGCGTGACCCTTCAGTACAGCTCACGCAGTCGCTTACCTCCCCCGTGTCTGTCGCTTGCGCAGCATACGGTGGTGCTGTCCTCATCCGTGAATTCCTTCGTGCCGATTTTTAAGCCCGTTTTATCTTCCAGGTAgataggagaaaaagaaaaaattaataataaaatcccAACTGGCTTTTCCCACCTCgatttttaaagctcttctcCATGTCGTTCTGCTTCCTCTGTAagcttttttgcttgcttggcTTTTTCCTAATCAATCTGGAATCATATTCTGTGATCATCTCTAAATTAAATGTGTaatgggttgtttgtttgttggttttttttttaatgtaacacatttttaaagaattaggaaaaaggagattttaGGTAACACCAGCAAAATTGTATaaggaaattaattctgttCTGAACTTTAGAAATAATAAGACAAAACCTGTCATCAGCCTGCAGTGAGGAAATGAAAACTTTGCAAAcgtaacattttcaaaaggatgttttaaatattaatgtctGAGTGATTGTATTAGATCAGCAATAAAGACTCTGTAAtctcaaaacacaaataaaacattgGAAAAACTCAGCTTCTCTGGAGCGTCTTTCAGGACTTGCAGGAGCAGATGGGGAATTTTTGAGGCTGGGGGCCAGGGGGGTACAACGAGGGGGTGAGGGGTGGTGATGCCctgggctggggatggggagttTGTCCCCAAACCCGGTGCCGTGCCGTAACCCCGAGCTCCCGCCGCTGCCGTATAAAACCCGGCTGGAAAATCTGCTCCGGCGGCCGCGCGTCCTTGGGACAGCCGGGGCTGTTTGAGCTCCGGGGCGGCTGTTTTGGCTCTTGCTGCCGATGTGTCCTTGAGGAAAGGGGGATGAGCCGTGccgggaaaaaaaaatcccgttATCTCTTCTGCTCCCGATctgtcacctccctgctgcagagctgcaaacGCTGCGGGGCCGGCGCAGAGAAACACCGACCGAAAGACTTTGGTTTTCCGGCGGCTGGGGACCACGAGCGGCACCAAGACGGGGTGTCCAGCACCTCCCCGGCCGCGCGCCTGAATAGTCACCCCCAaaagcacccccccccccccatattgggtagagagggagggaggagagtcCCCCCCATCTCTCCCACCCCTGGTTTCCAGGCCCCCAGGAGGAGCTGCTTTTAACCAAAATCGTGGTAACGGGGGTTTGGCCAACCCCACTCAACgggtgatgctggggggggggtgcctgGGGAACGCCAACCCTTGGCCCCCCAGGTGCCAGCAGGACCCAGCCCCCCCGCCCTGCACCCCCATGGCCACCCACCCGCACGCCCCATTAGCCCCACGGGCACCTCGTACTGCACCCAGcacccccctgctcccccaacCCATCACCCCTGGGGACACTCTGTACCCTCTgtggcacccccagccccccccccttaccAGCACGCCCAGGGACACCCcatagccccccccccagcacccccaggggCATCCCATAGCCCCCCCCAGCATCTCTTGCTCCCAGCACCCCCTCATCACCCCTGGTGCACCCCATagtccccccccccaccacccccagggacaccccgtagcccccccccagcactcccaggccccccccccgtTACCAGGGCCCCCCCTTACCAGCACCCCCAGGGACACCCCAAAgcccccctcccagcaccccccaTAGCCCCCCCAGCATCTCGTGCACCCAGCACCCCCTCATCACCCCTGCCGTACCCCatagctcccccccccccaaaacctgtcACCTCCAGGCACACCCCATGTCCCgtgtgtgccccccccagcaccccctgtTCCCAGCACCCCCCCCATCCCGAGGGTACCCTGCACCCCTCCAAGTCCCCCTGGGTTACCCCAACACCCCCCCGTGGTGTCGCCCCCCCCGCCAAAGACCCTTCTGGCTCCGCCCTCCCCCCGCCCAATGTATCCTCCGGCCCCGCCCCGAGGAGCGGCGGACCAATGGGAGCGCTGGGGGGGCGTGGTGAGGGGCGTggcgcggggcccggccccCACGTGTTCGGCGGCGCTGCAGAGGGGGCCGCAGCGGATggaggcggcgggcggagcggcgccgggaccgggaccgggaccgggaccgggaccgggcaGGGCTCGGCcggcccagccccagccccaaccCCAGCCCCAACCCCAGCCCAAGAACCGGGAGCTCTTCAGGAGCCAGCGGAAGGAGTCCGAGGTAAGACCGGGACggtgggagagggggggggggtgggaggcgGTAGTGTCACACACCTCCTCGCCCCCGGGTTCCTCCTGGACGCCGCTTTTggagggggggacacgacacccCAGATGGGGAGGGGTGTCTCTGCCCCGGGGGTTGGGGTTCCTGCCAGGCCGCCGTTGGAAGGACCCCGATCCAGAGTTGGGGGATGTCCCGGTCCTGGGGgtttactcccccccccccccgccacctctaccctgggggggggttgtggggtCCTGCTGCCCAGTCTGGAgtgggggtccccagggaagCTGCCCCCGGCActgacacccccacccccagagctggcagcaggggtTTGGGGTCCCAGCTTGGCCCTGGGCTCCCCCACGCCTTCCAAGCACCCACTTACCCCCCCACCGCGTCCAGGGGCCTCAGTCCCCTCCACCACCCTTCAACCCTCCTGCCCAAATAACCCAACCACTAATCCCCCCCCGGGGCTCCATCACCGCCGCTGCTCTGCCCCGGCTGCACCCGTCCGGCTTTTCGTGGGTGCCAGGCGGGGGAAGCAGGACCGGGCTGAGGTCACCAGCATCCGACCCACGACTGATGTCCCCAGCCACAGTAAAGCCACCACAGGACACCCCCCCGtgagcagaggaggggaaaaacctCGCTTCCCCACCAAGGAGCTGCGGGTCGAGGGAATCCTTGGGGACGGCTGACCCAAAAAAGGGTCCCTTCTCCCCGGGGGACAGTGCCCGAGTTGTGGCCCCCGAGACCTGCCCGTGAATTTGGGggttgcttttctcctctggctCGGTCTCACCAAGCGGATTAGCGCTGCACGCGCTTCACCAAATTCCTCCTCGGCTTTAGCTCCTCCAACTGCCCCGCCGGCTTGGCTGCAAAAATTGGGTGAGAAACCAACGTTTTCTGAGCAAGTTGGGCTCAGCTCGGAGCTGTGCGTCCTCCGGGGTCATCAATATTAATCATGACGATGAGCATCGGTTCCAGCCTGGCTGCCGAGAAGGGATGCTGGGACTCAGAATGAGAAATTATGTTAATTTAGTTGATTAGCCATTCATGTGTTCCCTTCCCGGGGCACGGCGGCACGATGCCAGCGTTGGGTCTCGTCTGGCTGCGGCCgcccgctccctgccctgccGTAATCCTCCGGCGAAGTTTCATGCTCCAGTTCCCCATccgcaggggaggaggggggagatCCACAATCCTACCGGCTTCAAAAGGGCAAAGCCCGGCCCCGAAAGCTGTCGGATCTGGGATGCTAAGGACCGAGCACAGGGGGTTTGCATCCTCCCAGGCACCTTTGCTTCAAACCAGCCCCCAGACTTTGTTTTTAAGCCTATTTGGGGCTCTGAAATGCACTGAGTATTCACTGGCACTTTGGgtcctgcctctgctttccctggGACTtgagaaatgctatttttacatTCGCCTTCCAAATTTGCACGGTATTTTAAGTAGCCTCGCGTGGATGTCCCGCTTGAGCCCTGGAGACCAGTGTCAAGATCATCCGTGCACGAGTCACTGCTCCAGTGGCTGGAGGAGCTTTAATGCAAAGGCTGAGAGCGCTGGCAGCCATCCTGCCTCCCGAAATATCCATGGGGATgcgccagccccccccccgctaatCCCAACCCACTCTCCACAGGGCTCGGTGGATTGCCCCAACCTGGAGTTCGAATACAGGGATGCCGACAGCCACAGCGCTGAGTTAGCAGGTGAAATGGCGTTTGGGTGCTGGGATGCTATTAATAGGTGCCTGCcggggagggaaaaaaaaaaaaaaataaaaaaaataaaaatcccttgGGGAGTCGGGCGAGCGGGAATCGGGATGGATATCGAGTGGTATCATCCTTGCTGTAATAGAGCAAGAGGGATTTATTAATAGAGAACCACTCGCTCCCCGGGGATGAGCAAAAGGGAGGTGTGGGGGCACGGGGATTACCCCGTGCTCCGAATTACTCGGGACACGATGACGGGCGTGCAGGGGGTGGGAGGATGGGTGGCGTGCCCGGTGGCACAGCCCAGGCTGGGAATTGTCACCCTTTATCGCGGGTGCCACAACGGGTCGAGTCCTCGTCCTGTATCTTCCTGCCATGCAGCGACTCCGGCTGCTTCTGCCCCGTAACCCTCGGGGTCCCAAGCATATCTCGACCAGCTAAGAGGCTATTTTTAGCTGTGTGTGTCTCAGCTGTGCGAGCTGGCCCGGCTGAAGCACATTTTTTCTTCGAGGGACCCTTACTCCTCCCTTGCAGGACCGTTTCAGTCCCCCATGGTGCTGCTCAGCACCATAGGACCTATAGGAATTATACAGGAACAGGTAGGAATTATATAGGAACAGGCACAACATCGTCTCCCTCCAAGTCCAGCCCCTATTTGCAGCTCCCAAAATATCTGAGCTGCTGGGTGTGAAATCAGTGCAGGTCTTGCCTGGGTGCTCCTGCAGTCCCTCCCTTTGCAAACCGCCATAACTGGGACAGAAAATTACCCCCCAAAAAGCCCCTGTGAAATAACAGATGCAGCTCGAGCACTGTCGCTGTGGGCAGGAGCGTGGGAACAGCCCAGCCCGGACACGAGGATGAAAATGATGAGTTTGGTAGCATTGGGTGGCTCCAAGATGCCCCTTGGAGCTGCAGAAGAGCTCAGGGCTAAGTTTAGGTCTCTGCCCCGTGTCTCCTCGGGTGCGTAGGGATGTTTCAGAGCCCCATGAGGAATTTGGTGATGAGGAGGAGGGTGAAACCCCTCCGGGTCCCTGCTGACCTCTTTCTCCATCAGAACTGTACAGCTACACCGAGGAGCCCGAGCTCAGCACCAACAGGAGATGCTTCGAGGAGGATTTTCACGCTCAAGGTACCGGCTCTGGGCTCAGCACCCCAGGGCTCGGGGTAGCCCCCCTGGGTGAGAGCGGGACCCCCGGGGAGGCACCTGGCTGGTTGTCGTGTCCCCTTTCCAgtgcagggcaggaggtggcTGGAGCTGGATGGGGCTCAGCAGAAGGCCTACGTCATGCGCCTGCTGGATGGGCTGGAGGTGGTCAACAGGGACAAGCGGCTCAAAGTAGCACGGGCCATCCTCTACCTGGCACAGGGTAAGGACCACATCCCCCGTGTCTGGATGTGGCCACCTATCCGCTGCCTGGCTTCGGCATGGGGGCTTGGGAGAAGCCTTCTCTTGGGGTTGTGCCAGATCGGTGCAGTGAAGCTCCTTCCCGGGATGGTCCCGCGTGCTCCAGGGGTCCAAAGGCAACTCCTCCCTAACCAGTGCCTCCCTTTGGTCATCTCCAGGTGTCTTCGGAGACTGTGATAATGAAGGGGATGTTCTGCACTGGTCTCGGCACAACAGCTTCCTCCTGTACCGGCTGGGAACCTTCACTGCCTTCCTGGAGCTCCTCAACATGGAGATTGAGTGAGACGACCTGCACTGCCCTCACCCTCCTTGTCCTCTTCTTCATCTTATTCTTTCTCCTTGCCCTCCTTACCCTCCTCTTCTTTatctcctttctccccatcctcctcaCCCTCTTCTTCCATCCTCCTTTATCTtctttctccccatccttcttGCCCTactcttcatcttctttctccccatccttcttGCCCTactcttcatcttctttctccccatccttctcgccctcttctttctccttcctcctcctcctcactgaGGACCAGGGGAGGTGCCGCAGCCACGGCACGTCCGCCGGCGTGGTGTTTCCACCGCTGCAGACATAGGCTGGGAGTCAGGGTGAGGAGCAGCCCGTGCCCGGTGGCTGGCGCTGAGCTCGTCCCCTTCCCCGCAGCAACAGCCAGGCCTGCAGCAGCGCCCTGAGGAAGCCGGCCATCTCGCTGGCCGACAGCACGGAGCTCAGGTACGTCCTCTCTGCCCCCCGCTAGCACGTTGGGTGGAGGCTGTTGGGGGGGACAAAGTGTCCTCTCGCTGGCAGCATCACCTGCCTGACGTGCTGTCCCGGCAGGGTGCTGCTCAGTGTCATGTACCTGATGGTGGAGAACATCCGTGTGGAGCAGGAGACGGATCCCCCCGAGTGGAAAAGCTGCCGGGAGACCTTCAGGCTGGAGCTGAGTGAGCCACAAAGTTCATTGTGCCCTAAGGAGGTCCATTTGTCGTGCTGGACCGGCGGTGAGGCCTCAGGGATGGGGGATCTGCTCTGAACCTGCTTCTGGTCCCTCTCTCCACCAGGTTTCCCCGTGCACACTGAAGAGCcctttgctcttctgctctTCACGATGGTGACCAAGTTCTGCAGTGGTCACGCTCCACACTTCCCCATGAAGAaggtcctgctcctgctctggaAGGTGCTTCTGGTGGGTGCAAAcccttcctttttccagaaACTGGTCATTTTGGGAATAGTGCTAATGCAGCCTGGATGTTCCCCACTATTCAATCCAACCGTAGCAAGGTTATTTAGGATGGCACAAGAGGCTGAGACAAGGCAAACAGTTTCTTCTGGGACGAGGGTGGGCTGAGCCATGCAGAGGACATGGGCTGGGGGAGAATTCTGGAGAATGAACCAGTGACGTGGTTTCTTCATCCTCACCTCTCCAGTTTGATGGCCTCAAACTACTGCTCCTCTGGAAACCCAGAAGAGCCATGCAGTCCAGGTGGGATGTCCGCTCCCCGCTCTCTCACCTCTCTTGTTGGTCCCTAGTTCACGCTGGGTGGATTTGAAGCCCTGCAGGCGATGAAGGTGAGGAAGcgggaggagctggggctgccgcCCTTGCCAGAGGACAGCATCCAGGTGATGCGCAGCATGCGCGCCGCTTCGCCTCCCACCTACTCCATCGAGCTCacggagcagcagcagcagaagcgCGGTCACCGCAGCCGGAGGGTAAGAGCAGGTTCATCCTCCGCGCACACAGCCCGGGATGCTTTTCCAGTGGGGACCATCATCCGTTCAAGGATGCCAGCCTGTGCTTGGGAGCGtgtttccttttcccccccGCAAGTGCTCCTGTGTGTTCCagtttcacagaatcacagaatggtttgggttggaagggacctttaaaggtcatctagtccaacccccctgcaataagcagggacatcttccaccagatcaggttgctcagagccccgtccaacctgaccttgaatgtttccagggatggggcatcgaccacctctctgggcaacctgggcccGTGTtccaccaccctcattgtaaaaaaatttcttccttgcatctagtctgaatctcccctcttttagtttaaatccattaccccttgtcctatcgctacagcccctgctaaaaagtttgtccccatctttcctataagccccctttaggtactggaaggctgctataaggtctccccggagccttctcttctccaggctgaacaaccccaactttctCAGCCTATCtccacaggagaggtgttcaTCCCTCTGATCACTCCAGCCCTCCTCTCAGTTGGACTCagtccaacaggtccatgtctctcccatgctgaggaccccagatctggacgcagtactgcaggtggggtctcaccagagcagagcagaggggcagaatcccctccctcgacctgctggtcatgcttcttttgatgcagcccaggacacggttggctttctgggctgtgagcgcacattgctggctcatgtccagttttCCATCCACCAATTTGAGTTGCGGCAGATCAGCCCTGCGATGCACTTGATCCGGAGGAAGCGAGAGGACATCCTGACCCTATGGCAAAGGGCTGATAAGCACTGAGCAGCAAACTGCTCACAGCAAGCTCGTCTTTTTTTAGCTCTGCTCTTGGAGTTGCTGTGTTATGGTCTGAGGATGAAAACACCTCTTTTGCTAGGGGAGAGATGTCAGATGGTAGCTCCAAAAGTTAAGGTGGAAAATGGGGTCACATCTCCAAGAACAGCAAGGTTAGAGGTACACAGGGGGCTGTTCCTTGTCCAGGCTCTGGTGGCAACAGCTAGGAAGCAAAGCCTCACCTGAGGAACATCTGGGAGCATGATCCTACCAGGATGGAGAGGCctggtgccagcagctgggagggaaaTGAAGTGCATGGAGTGACTTGaatttctccttccccttctgctgcagcccctggtgaagCAAGACAGTTTGGATATCTACAATGAGAGAGACCCCTTCAAGAATGATGAAGCAGGAATTGACGAAGAGGAGAACGATGATGTGGACAGCGGGATTGAGGGGGAACTGGACCTGATGGAGCGGGACGCGATTATCCCCACGATGCCTGCTCAGCGCCCACCTATCGAAAGGGTGTCATTCCCCAAAGGGCTCCCCTGGGCCCCCAAAGTCAGGTAAATCCATCTGGTTTCGTTGCCATCCTTCCCAGCCCTACCTGTCCTGGAGCTCATTGCAGGCTGAATATCAGTCTGTGGCAAGTTTGTTGGCCTCTGACAAGTTGAATTGAAGTGACTCCCCTTCTTATTTTGTCTCGGTTGGTCCTTTCTGGACTGGGTTTAGCTGagctcttccccaggctttaCAAACCAAGCATGGCCACGCTTGACCAATAAGTGGCGATCCCATTTTGGACATCCCAGGTTGTACTGGGAAGGAGGCTTGTGCTGGAGTGCTGTGGGAGCAGGGTCAGCTTTCCAAAGTGGCACCAATGGATCTTGGTAGGGCAAGGTCTTAGGCTAATCGTCTTGGGAACTGGTTAATGACATTGCCTCTTGCTTGTTGACTGGGACTCTTGTGTGGCCAGATGAAGCCTTCTTGAATGGCCTTGCTTTAAGGTAAGAAATTGGAGAAAAACATCTGAGGATAAAGAAGTTGGTGCCTTCCCTTCCTAAGACCAGTTCTGCTACATGTGATACAGGGGAAGGATTaggaaaagagagtgaaatCCTCTGTCCCCTTCCCTCTAATCCACGCAAGTTTTTTCGCTGTTGATCTGAAGCCTGGATTTAATTCAGTATCTTTAAATCACAGGAGCAAATACATCTTTTTGATGTGGGAGCAGTGACAGGGTTAAGTGTGTCTATGCAGAGCACTCCTTGCAGGGACACGGCAAGAATCGGTTTCCCATGTGGGTCTCCACACATGCAGTGCCACCTTACTCCACGTAACTTAATGCTCTCCGCTTCAAAATCAAAtgactgttgtttttcttggctGGTGCCTGGATATCCAGCTGGGTTTCTTTCTGCCTGTGAGAGC from Aquila chrysaetos chrysaetos chromosome 5, bAquChr1.4, whole genome shotgun sequence carries:
- the STRIP2 gene encoding striatin-interacting protein 2 isoform X2; the encoded protein is MPALGLVWLRPPAPCPAVILRRSFMLQFPIRRGGGGRSTILPASKGQSPAPKAVGSGMLRTEHRGFASSQAPLLQTSPQTLFLSLFGALKCTEYSLALWVLPLLSLGLEKCYFYIRLPNLHGILSSLAWMSRLSPGDQCQDHPCTSHCSSGWRSFNAKAESAGSHPASRNIHGDAPAPPPLIPTHSPQGSVDCPNLEFEYRDADSHSAELAELYSYTEEPELSTNRRCFEEDFHAQVQGRRWLELDGAQQKAYVMRLLDGLEVVNRDKRLKVARAILYLAQGVFGDCDNEGDVLHWSRHNSFLLYRLGTFTAFLELLNMEIDNSQACSSALRKPAISLADSTELRVLLSVMYLMVENIRVEQETDPPEWKSCRETFRLELSFPVHTEEPFALLLFTMVTKFCSGHAPHFPMKKVLLLLWKVLLFTLGGFEALQAMKVRKREELGLPPLPEDSIQVMRSMRAASPPTYSIELTEQQQQKRGHRSRRPLVKQDSLDIYNERDPFKNDEAGIDEEENDDVDSGIEGELDLMERDAIIPTMPAQRPPIERVSFPKGLPWAPKVRDTETLIGLPRPIHESVKTLKQHKYVSISDVQIKNEEELEKCPMSLGEEEVQETPCEILYRAMLYNLPQYMIALLKILLAAAPTSKAKTDSINILADVLPEEMPITVLQSMKLGIDVNRHKEIIVKSISALLLLLLKHFKLNHIYQFEYVSQHLVFANCIPLILKFFNQNIMSYITAKNSISVLDYPHCTVYDLPELTAESLEAGDNNQFCWRNLFSCINLLRILNKLTKWKHSRTMMLVVFKSAPILKRALKVKQAMMQLYVLKLLKIQTKYLGRQWRKSNMKTMSAIYQKVRHRMNDDWAYGNDIDARPWDFQAEECTLRANIEAFNSRRYDKPQDSEFAPVDNCLQSVLGQRLELPEDFHYSYELWLEREVFSQPIRWEELLHYQ
- the STRIP2 gene encoding striatin-interacting protein 2 isoform X4 — encoded protein: MPALGLVWLRPPAPCPAVILRRSFMLQFPIRRGGGGRSTILPASKGQSPAPKAVGSGMLRTEHRGFASSQAPLLQTSPQTLFLSLFGALKCTEYSLALWVLPLLSLGLEKCYFYIRLPNLHGILSSLAWMSRLSPGDQCQDHPCTSHCSSGWRSFNAKAESAGSHPASRNIHGDAPAPPPLIPTHSPQGSVDCPNLEFEYRDADSHSAELAELYSYTEEPELSTNRRCFEEDFHAQVQGRRWLELDGAQQKAYVMRLLDGLEVVNRDKRLKVARAILYLAQGVFGDCDNEGDVLHWSRHNSFLLYRLGTFTAFLELLNMEIDNSQACSSALRKPAISLADSTELRVLLSVMYLMVENIRVEQETDPPEWKSCRETFRLELSFPVHTEEPFALLLFTMVTKFCSGHAPHFPMKKVLLLLWKVLLFTLGGFEALQAMKVRKREELGLPPLPEDSIQVMRSMRAASPPTYSIELTEQQQQKRGHRSRRPLVKQDSLDIYNERDPFKNDEAGIDEEENDDVDSGIEGELDLMERDAIIPTMPAQRPPIERVSFPKGLPWAPKVRQKDIEHFLEASRNKFIGFTLGQDTETLIGLPRPIHESVKTLKQHKYVSISDVQIKNEEELEKCPMSLGEEEVQETPCEILYRAMLYNLPQYMIALLKILLAAAPTSKAKTDSINILADVLPEEMPITVLQSMKLGIDVNRHKEIIVKSISALLLLLLKHFKLNHIYQDCFHSRGRSFQTSGKIHAVADQVKI